AAAcatatagaattttattttagccaatcaaaacttttaatgaccaatcacaacttttttgAGCGGAAAATGGTGTATtgtgtaataggtacttattcaaAGCTGCAGACGGCACGGCGGGGTATATTTATAGAGAAGGGATAAATTTCAGCGATGTGTCAGAAAGTCAAATCGTCATTATTCGAAACCAAAATGTACTAAGAGCTTCGTCAATATATATTCCGTCGCTGTACTTTAAAAAGTATAGGTTCgaaatctcaaaaaaaaaacattgctaaagaaaaaatagccacaaccgaatacagaacctccttctataaaattgaagtcggttaaaaatggctTGTTACCTTTTTGTctaaaggatttttttattttagggaaTTAAAAACGACAACTTACAACACCAGAAAATTATGATTTTTCCCTACGCAGGGACAAGCCCTGTTTACAATCTTATGGATGGATACACTAATAATTCTATGCCAATTTAACGTGTAGGTCTTTTTACAGCACACGGTCCACCCATCTGAGCCCACCAAGCCAGTCCAGAACCATGTCGGTCCTCCCAAGCCATACGGCTCGTGGTGCACCCCTGACGCTTCTCCAGCTCATGTGCCGTAAGTTGAGATTGCAATAGCTTAGCTTTTACGAATTGTTATGTACCAATAACATGAACAGTGTGGATATTTGGTATGTCCTCAATACTATACGTAACGCGTCGTGATGATCCCTATGACAGTATTATCATTCGACGCGCGAGGTATACTTAAAGACCCGAATACTAAAGATAAAGGAAATCTAGATCgcgttaaaataaaagttgcctGTATTTGACGATTTTTTTCATTGGCAAGGAGAAATCCTTACCTGTTAATGATTTTTAAGATAATCAGTTGTCTTTTTCAGCATAACACACACAAATTCTAACAACGAAAATAAGACAGAGATTCGGGATTTTAACGCTCAATGCAAAGGGTAAGAGTGCTAATGTACATGTTCTTTATATGTTTAATCTTGCGACGCGTACCTAAGTAGTTTGATTCACAAAACTGACGCCAGCTCTTATGAAACCTGTTATCAAAGaatgttttttgttaaaaaaaaataactatttttttttctaaagaacaaaattacatatttactttgcactaatcttatattttttaatttttccacgtcgttcttttttttgtttgaaatgttTATTTCTCATCGATTAACTTTGACATACAATAACAAAGATATTTTCAGAATTTTATTGCCACCGAAGAAAGTCCGCCTGTTCCCATCAAGCCCCCCGCACGAGTACAAGGGCAACACCGTCATCTTCGAAGACGATGAAACAGAGCTGAAGGACTTCAAGCGTTCGGAAATTATTGGAGAGCCTCCTAAATGGTAGGAACTACGATGTTTTCGATCAATAGATTATAGGTAACTTGTAGTTAACTTACTTAACTGCTCTTTGcctacatacttacttatagaTAGATTAAGTATCTAACAAACCGatagaaaaatcgatttttatcttatttttatagaCTCCATTACACTGGACTATAAGCAGCTAATGTTTAATGACCGACATTGTAAAAATTAACTAGACACTACAGTAATGCTTTCacgtatttgaaataaataaattcaagtaATGAGTCCGAAGCGAAATGCTTCGTATTCGgatatttcttttttacatacaacaggaaaaaatgcattttaagtTGTGAGGTTTGAACCTAATTGTtgtataattacaataattaaaaactttgtGACGTCTTCAGGAATCATCCAGAGAAGAAGGCGCCTCCCGTAGAAACTCCACAAAGCCCGGTGCCATCCTCGCCGTCCCGCGCCAAGAAATGCAAGGGCTTCTTCAGGCTGCCCGACTGCTGCGATCCCTTCGTCACTATCGATCCTCAAGGTAAAGAGTATGAACGTATtctttttaataccacgtcggtggaaaaccagcatacggcccgcctgatggtaatcaGTCGCCGAAGCCTATggactccttttttgaagaaccccctctgtactgtagcccctcgagaAACCTCGGCATCGGTTCCATAGCCGGAGcatccgcgggaggaaattcctcttaaacagtacgcgaccatttaggttctagggtgtgagatGAACACCCTgtcgacggcgagcggtgcggtgatagaaagcggccgttggcatcatgtcaaccAATTCTTTATAGTTTAGTTAGACTTTAGAgtacagcccattgtacaagcatTCAAAGCAGGAAATTTTTGCTATTGTTCGCAAAAGAACTATAAGTAGTTGCGTTTATCCAAGGACTTGAAGATTCGCTTACAAGTGTTATACCTATACTTAAAATGTCAACACATTTTCTGCTTGTGGGCCGTCTTCGTCTTATTTGCTTGTGCATTCCCAGAATTAAGGTGTTCTTCAATATTTGCATATCTACTAAACAAGTTCAATTCACTAGAAATAACAACTTGCCAAAAATAAGACTCCGACCATTATAAGTATTCATTCTTACTGACATGGCAATGACATATCGCATAGGAGTGCTATACTTGACGCAGCACTTGACATGAACACTTAGCGTGGTCGAACTCTAACAGCATTTTAACTTATAACTGTCACAAAAATGATTGACGCAAATTCAGAATGATTCCAATTTAACGGATTTCTCTTATTCCCAGGACGACTTTACATCACCTGGCTTCTCTTGGTAACTTTGTGTTATTGCTACAACGCTTGGTGCGTTGTCTTAAGAGCCACATTCCCTTACCAAACCTCAGAGAACACCGTTCACTGGATGATGGCCGACTACTTCTGCGACCTGGTCTACTTGCTGGACGTGGCGTTTATCAAGCCTAGACTCATGTATCTGCATGAAGGGTTCTGGGTAGATGATCCGGGGGAGACTAGGAGGAATTATAGGAAGAAAATACAATACAAGGTGCGTTTTCATTCGTTGAATTGCTGAGCTATATGTAGTATTTTCAACGTACGTATGTAGTACGGTGACAGATGTATTATGTAATctcctgatttttttttgtagtaatctcgaaaaacaaaacaactgctACTGATTTCGCACTGCAGTACTGTCAATATCAAATGTAATCTTGAATTCCTTTTTGCGTCACTGATAAGCTTTTACCtttttagtaaatataaagGACGTTATTGTCATTGAATTCTGCTTCTATATTTCAGTTCGACATAATCTCCCTTACTCCGCTGGACTTCCTGTACTTCTACTTTGGGACACACATGGTCATCTTACGCTTTCCTCGGCTGCTGAAACTGCAAACCTTCTGGGAGTTTAATATAGCTGTCGACAGAGTGCTTTCGTCACCATATGTGGTCAGTAAGAACTTAAGTAGATAATGATTTTCTTTTGCATAATCTtcaattttctttaaatttcactccatattaaaggaaaaaaaatcattccttGCAAGCATATAAAAAGACGTAATTTATATAACAAGTGAAATTATCGGGGGTGGTCTTGGAGACCCAAAGGTATTCCTTAAAACTCGTAGTGTACCTTACTAGTTAGACCGAGGTAAGTctgtaacgattttgatagcacacgcagtgcaagtgttatttatacgtcataatttcatagaagtttgacgttcaaaataacacttgcactgcgtgtgctatcaaaatcgttgcagacttatctcggCCTGACTCTAActccactaaacgcaagtaaaaagtggcaaatgtatgaactcgcaataaacactgaTTTATCCCCGATGTGAAGGCTAGCCACACTTGCCCGTATGCTAcacataaattatttctattctattcgaaATTGGAGGTAAAATCCCTTTACATCTAAATCTAAATGTTTACACCTATACTCGAAAATAAAAGTACAAGCACCACAACAAGCATCTACAACTGATGATATTCTTCATTTCTCACACTGGTATTGAAATTAAGATGAACTTAGCTATTTGGTTTCATTAGGTCCGCATTGGCAAGACTCTGGTGTACATATTTTACCTGATCCACCTGAACGCATGCGCGTACTACACCATGAGCGCCTACGAGGGCCTCGGCATCAACAATTGGGTGTATGACGGGCAGGGTAATGCTTACATTCGGTGCTTCTACTTCGCCACCAAAACTGCCACCTCTATAGGTAAATATGATTAATATGAATTACATgcattttgatttttgatttataTGTTGCTGGTAAAGTGGTAAATATGTCTAAGCAGACATGGGCGTgtgtgaataataatattaatttattataaatgtaaagtGTTTGTTCCTCCTTCACACAATTCCGTCTGAACGGTtttctattaaattttaatcaatAATGAACTAACTGCAAGGAAAGAGAAAGTTTCGGGTTTGTTGTAATAAGATACTTTAATTTTTTCAGGAAAGAATCCGAAACCGGAGAACCCTGGAGAATACATGTTCATGACTGTTGCTTGGCTGATGGGTGTGTTTGTATTCGCACTGCTCATTGGCCAGATCCGAGACATCATTGCCACTGCTACTAGAGCCCGGGTGAGTtacaaacatttatttgtataaggTATTTGTTATAGTGTattcttttttctattctttataatcataatatgtccatgcaatttttcaGCTCGctgtacctaaatacaaaaaatgTTAATCGGTTTACTTTTTTTCTCTCAACATGTAGCATATCTAATCTGTCTTATTATTTAAAGCCGTTACCATTACCTTTGGACGCTGAATTATTGAGTTAAACTATTTACAAACTACTATTACGTGTTACAGTTTACTGGCCACAGCTTAAATCTATCCTAAACATTAGGTTCATAAACCACACGAAAatttgtaaaacaaaattaagtataaaaagaaatagttatatacatatcatatat
This DNA window, taken from Cydia strobilella chromosome 4, ilCydStro3.1, whole genome shotgun sequence, encodes the following:
- the LOC134740785 gene encoding cyclic nucleotide-gated cation channel beta-3-like isoform X2 translates to MEIKVDVHTVHPSEPTKPVQNHVGPPKPYGSWCTPDASPAHVPITHTNSNNENKTEIRDFNAQCKGILLPPKKVRLFPSSPPHEYKGNTVIFEDDETELKDFKRSEIIGEPPKWNHPEKKAPPVETPQSPVPSSPSRAKKCKGFFRLPDCCDPFVTIDPQGRLYITWLLLVTLCYCYNAWCVVLRATFPYQTSENTVHWMMADYFCDLVYLLDVAFIKPRLMYLHEGFWVDDPGETRRNYRKKIQYKFDIISLTPLDFLYFYFGTHMVILRFPRLLKLQTFWEFNIAVDRVLSSPYVVRIGKTLVYIFYLIHLNACAYYTMSAYEGLGINNWVYDGQGNAYIRCFYFATKTATSIGKNPKPENPGEYMFMTVAWLMGVFVFALLIGQIRDIIATATRARTDYRKRVDGCTRYLRKLNMPTSLQQRVTCWFNYTWNEQRCFDESNILNTLPHNMKQDVALEVHMSTLSKVELFRDCSDSLLRDLVLKLRPVSFLPGDVIVRRGDVGHQMYIIKSGQCYVMSPDENEVLATLGEGCVFGEISLLGIDGMRRRTATVRSRGYSNLFALSRNDLYGALLHHKEAALVLRRRADQIIRQNAARHAQQRMTERQARKSASINEETGLRRRRNSSLSKKSNESGGAGGGLTAGTEVRRLRAASALSRRKLSIVSENKTMNCEESSESHEDVTTVVARLRGPVPKIVFSSSD
- the LOC134740785 gene encoding cyclic nucleotide-gated cation channel beta-3-like isoform X1 yields the protein MVMGLRFRLQRHTVHPSEPTKPVQNHVGPPKPYGSWCTPDASPAHVPITHTNSNNENKTEIRDFNAQCKGILLPPKKVRLFPSSPPHEYKGNTVIFEDDETELKDFKRSEIIGEPPKWNHPEKKAPPVETPQSPVPSSPSRAKKCKGFFRLPDCCDPFVTIDPQGRLYITWLLLVTLCYCYNAWCVVLRATFPYQTSENTVHWMMADYFCDLVYLLDVAFIKPRLMYLHEGFWVDDPGETRRNYRKKIQYKFDIISLTPLDFLYFYFGTHMVILRFPRLLKLQTFWEFNIAVDRVLSSPYVVRIGKTLVYIFYLIHLNACAYYTMSAYEGLGINNWVYDGQGNAYIRCFYFATKTATSIGKNPKPENPGEYMFMTVAWLMGVFVFALLIGQIRDIIATATRARTDYRKRVDGCTRYLRKLNMPTSLQQRVTCWFNYTWNEQRCFDESNILNTLPHNMKQDVALEVHMSTLSKVELFRDCSDSLLRDLVLKLRPVSFLPGDVIVRRGDVGHQMYIIKSGQCYVMSPDENEVLATLGEGCVFGEISLLGIDGMRRRTATVRSRGYSNLFALSRNDLYGALLHHKEAALVLRRRADQIIRQNAARHAQQRMTERQARKSASINEETGLRRRRNSSLSKKSNESGGAGGGLTAGTEVRRLRAASALSRRKLSIVSENKTMNCEESSESHEDVTTVVARLRGPVPKIVFSSSD